A genomic window from Methylorubrum extorquens includes:
- a CDS encoding TIGR02300 family protein: MARPELGVKRQCMNCGAKFYDLDRDPATCPKCGTIYQVATSRVAPPVASRTTDDDEDEDEKSGPEIVSLDEAEATEDDADISVDDEEGGDDAAGGTDDDTFLEEEDGDDDVSDLIDNDSDGDEEG; the protein is encoded by the coding sequence GTGGCTAGACCGGAACTCGGCGTCAAACGCCAGTGCATGAATTGCGGTGCCAAGTTCTACGATCTCGACCGTGATCCGGCGACCTGCCCGAAATGCGGCACGATCTATCAGGTCGCGACGTCTCGCGTCGCCCCGCCCGTCGCCAGCCGCACCACGGATGACGACGAGGACGAGGACGAGAAGAGCGGCCCGGAGATCGTCTCCCTCGACGAGGCCGAGGCCACCGAGGACGATGCCGATATCAGCGTGGACGACGAAGAGGGCGGCGACGACGCCGCCGGGGGAACGGACGACGACACCTTCCTCGAGGAAGAGGATGGCGACGACGACGTCTCCGACCTGATCGACAACGATTCGGACGGCGACGAGGAAGGCTGA
- a CDS encoding ferredoxin reductase: MNGIAPSPSPSPWRDVTIRAITPVTPRVKSFRFGPLDRPHRAGQHVDVRLTAPDGYRAQRSYSIASAPDDPAGIELMIEGLEAGEVSGFFDTVAEVGDAIELRGPLGAFSWSPEEGGPVLLIGGGSGIVPLLAMVRERTRHAPEVPMLLIYSVRNVAEAIARAELTALSRDETGFDLTLLPTREGATAGRRIDRVMIDTAIECLGMPRHAFVCGGNGFVGTVADLLVDAGVKPDVVRTERFGG, translated from the coding sequence GTGAACGGCATTGCGCCCTCGCCCTCGCCGTCACCCTGGCGGGACGTGACGATCCGGGCGATCACGCCCGTGACGCCGCGGGTAAAGAGCTTTCGCTTCGGCCCGCTGGATCGCCCGCACCGGGCCGGCCAGCACGTCGATGTGCGCCTCACCGCGCCCGACGGCTACCGGGCTCAGCGCAGCTACTCCATTGCCTCGGCGCCGGATGATCCTGCGGGCATCGAACTAATGATCGAGGGGCTGGAGGCGGGCGAGGTCTCGGGCTTCTTCGACACCGTGGCCGAGGTCGGCGACGCGATCGAGCTGCGCGGTCCCCTCGGTGCGTTCTCGTGGAGCCCGGAGGAGGGCGGGCCGGTTCTGCTGATCGGCGGCGGCTCCGGCATCGTGCCGCTGCTGGCCATGGTGCGCGAGCGGACCCGGCACGCACCCGAGGTGCCGATGCTGCTGATCTACTCGGTGCGCAATGTGGCCGAGGCCATCGCCCGGGCGGAACTCACCGCGCTCTCCCGCGACGAAACCGGCTTCGACCTGACCCTGCTCCCGACCCGTGAGGGAGCGACCGCGGGCCGGCGCATCGACCGTGTGATGATCGACACCGCGATCGAGTGCCTAGGCATGCCGCGCCACGCTTTCGTCTGCGGTGGCAACGGCTTCGTCGGCACGGTCGCCGATCTGCTGGTGGATGCGGGCGTGAAGCCGGACGTGGTCCGCACGGAGCGGTTCGGCGGCTGA
- a CDS encoding sulfite oxidase-like oxidoreductase, with amino-acid sequence MATRGFTGRPPAAAIRERLPPGQYLTDDFPVLQLGPTPRVSTEGWRFTLRQGSRPLASWTWDEFAQLPRTRWNGDIHCVTKWSKFDTAWEGVSFDDILAAAGLEAPTGFLLAESHDEYTTNLPVADLTGGKAMVATHYDGKPIPPDHGGPARLLVPHLYFWKSAKWVKGLRFTERDEAGFWELRGYHMYGDPWREQRFSGD; translated from the coding sequence ATGGCGACGCGAGGCTTTACCGGGCGGCCCCCCGCCGCGGCGATCCGCGAGCGGCTTCCGCCGGGTCAGTACCTCACCGACGATTTCCCCGTGCTCCAGCTTGGACCGACGCCGCGGGTTTCGACCGAGGGCTGGCGCTTCACCCTGCGCCAGGGCTCACGCCCGCTGGCGAGCTGGACGTGGGACGAGTTCGCGCAACTGCCCCGCACCCGCTGGAACGGCGACATCCACTGCGTGACCAAATGGTCGAAGTTCGACACCGCCTGGGAGGGCGTGAGCTTCGACGACATTCTCGCGGCGGCCGGTCTCGAGGCGCCGACGGGCTTCCTTCTGGCGGAAAGCCACGACGAATACACCACCAACCTGCCGGTCGCGGATCTGACCGGCGGCAAGGCGATGGTGGCGACCCATTACGACGGCAAGCCGATCCCGCCCGACCACGGTGGCCCGGCCCGTCTCCTCGTGCCGCATCTCTACTTCTGGAAGAGCGCCAAATGGGTGAAGGGCCTGCGCTTCACCGAACGGGACGAGGCCGGGTTCTGGGAGCTGCGCGGCTACCACATGTACGGCGACCCCTGGCGTGAGCAGCGTTTCAGCGGCGATTGA